A DNA window from Purpureocillium takamizusanense chromosome 9, complete sequence contains the following coding sequences:
- the RPS11B gene encoding 40S ribosomal protein S11-B (BUSCO:EOG092653NM~COG:J~EggNog:ENOG503NVGD), with amino-acid sequence MATELTVQSERAFQKQPHIFQNSKVKAKSARPGKGGRRWYKDVGLGFRTPKTAIEGSYIDKKCPFTGLVSIRGRILTGTVVSTKMHRTVIIRREYLHFIPKYSRYEKRHKNLAAHVSPAFRVEEGDQVTVGQCRPLSKTVRFNVLRVLPRTGKAVKKFSKF; translated from the exons AT GGCGACCGAGTTGACCGTCCAGTCGGAGCGCGCTTTCCAGAAGCAGCCTCACATCTTCCAGAActccaaggtcaaggccaagaGCGCCCGGCCTGGCAAGggtggacgacgatggtACAAGGATGTCGGTCTGGGTTTCCGTACCCCCAAGACCGCCATTGAGGGCAGCTACATTG ACAAGAAGTGCCCCTTCACCGGCCTCGTCTCGATCCGCGGCCGTATCCTGACCGGCACCGTCGTTTCCACCAAGATGCACcgcaccgtcatcatccGAAGAGAATACCTCCACTTCATCCCCAAGTACTCTCGTTATGAGAAGCGCCACAAgaacctcgccgcccacgtctcCCCCGCTTTCCGTGTCGAGGAGGGTGACCAGGTCACCGTTGGCCAGTGCCGCCCCCTGAGCAAGACT GTCCGATTCAACGTCCTCCGCGTCCTTCCCCGAACCGGCAAGGCCGTTAAGAAATTCAGCAAGTTCTAA
- a CDS encoding uncharacterized protein (EggNog:ENOG503P05R) — translation MGWLPSIFGGEKPADPLGKLDPKLREFLERESPVKYTPNEPTATTPPSTSPPQTQQHDKKPIATPEVKKPAVPSASLYQDGRYAHLWKNYRPLAQVESDSATDHDKLMGVLEDFKERKAAIGRAALENCAMQQEEWVNCMRSGSWEDQLQMCRHQVRRFERCYTMQSKFLRALGYGSVLGRPAQVDEDIQMHADTLFQRMLEHWAAFQQAQEDGRTIPVFDPKLPSSASPAPTATPTPEMEKQWREKLDKLLEDERAVEEAALRADLQARADVAQSVKKIWDTQKEERESRKAEGQATFMDTVASLFGRGGK, via the exons ATGGGCTGGCTTCCCTCAATattcggcggcgagaagcctGCCGACCCTCTGGGCAAGCTCGACCCAAAGCTCCGCGAATTCCTCGAGCGAGAATCTCCCGTCAAGTACACACCAAACGAACCTACTGCCACCACGCCGCCTTCGACCAGCCCCCCTCAGACCCAGCAACATGACAAGAAACCGATAGCGACGCCAGAGGTTAAGAAGCCTGCAGTCCCATCAGCCAGCCTCTACCAGGATGGCCGCTACGCGCATCTTTGGAAGAACTACCGTCCGCTGGCGCAAGTCGAGTCGGACTCGGCGACCGATCACGACAAGCTCATGGGGGTCCTGGAGGATTtcaaggagcgcaaggcAGCGAttgggcgcgccgcgctcgaaAATTGCGCGATGCAGCAGGAGGAATGGGTGAACTGCATGAGGAGCGGCAGCTGGGAAGACCAGCTCCAGATGTGCCGGCACCAAGTGCGCCGATTTGAAAGGTGCTACACGATGCAATCG AAATTCCTGAGAGCGCTCGGATACGGCTCCGTCCTGGGACGACCAGCACAGGTCGATGAGGACATCCAGATGCACGCAGACACGCTATTTCAGCGAATGCTCGAGCACTGGGCAGCCTTCCAGCAGGCGCAGGAGGACGGCAGGACCATACCCGTTTTCGACCCAAAGCTGCCCTCCAGcgcgagcccggcgccgacggcgaccccGACGCCGGAGATGGAGAAGCAGTGGAGggagaagctcgacaagctgctcgaggacgagcgcgcGGTGGAagaggctgcgctgcgggccGACCTACAGGCCAGGGCGGACGTGGCGCAGAGCGTCAAGAAGATATGGGACACGCAAAAAGAGGAAAGGGAATCAAGAAAGGCGGAGGGGCAGGCGACTTTCATGGACACAGTCGCCTCGCTCTTTGGGAGAGGGGGCAAATGA
- a CDS encoding uncharacterized protein (COG:S~BUSCO:EOG092640PR~EggNog:ENOG503NWR7): MSPPTEATIPATRRSRKSLGAHTDSRKVMDKENATVDMGSSLAANRKKSRSKSMGPGGLDALKQGHGNRRASLAAPIKPPRSILKPTISALPEIPPLRKSGRGVSSSASARDSSSTASSGEDSSSKIALRTEEEQHAAAREREERERRDARRKSLANRRVSFAAEATLHTFHEVEYMQDSTTSTDSSRRASAASKSSEPSAASQREETPQSQTGIVPESPDDHRELHQRKRRRSSGLPSMNFGPPDDDTIASTIYSSDSEPADAVEEIEEEEDDGSSSDSDGGTMMTMEEVTGTTVASERSVGAHDDSTLDEALRMAAHRAGAQNMGGDQDDDYLDDGEEVIPSFGWVKKPTSSSSGAVRGNDANHPARGSGSNAGGDGDTAMDIDMEMDMTNAVGRILRPVEADETDHEGDMSMDVTQALGGILSHNKGRTGALPSETEENAPTDEATMEFTTALGGIHRPQDDELEDDGGNEDMSMELTTVVGGVLSQSKGSKAAESRRRTLIRERDADLDDGTMDMTTVVGRIIPPVTQGNDAADEDATMGMDMTTAIGGIIKRGEASPRTLNKRIMEEEASRPNSPKGAIIAAVSQKAPSRRSSRNSLVAPAPPPPESPGLAAFQGKGLRRSMGPEVQDASRQRDQSRTPSPTKTATPQRRASVTPTRGSRSRTKTPDSAPRKPHSPDIRTPSPEKPRNTRTSFFQNDPKTGSRTPTIVLTPQKRPFSGVGVDRPGLGSPQVAAVCDRRSSIGDAAGEFVLGKRAVAFVDPKEMEEELDCERQNDEDKENRRKILEREADGSQEDKDATFNLREMIDSLSPKRNPLKGRKSLHMGSARGLLGKRPVELDDDEEAEENDGVKRLKGHQSSPVKNVRLQQPPSKAETTGRLTRSARRSLERGGSASTPSLSSPVKEPATTPRRKGHFKDVKDNHTVHEVNFQDTQRKDEAELEEQADEERIHLQDFLNMTSIRFMELTTTKRRHTVAPGSLQDGSTVDGQDNMSLERCVVAGACTVPMLELYQHSCRELKKYISEGRRMVKEIENDTFEDNPPLFREYMSATPDVKALMDNQFKNVKTHARFLSKAMWYEWRMKLQDGLKEGLVGIAEGMESDDQILRQQEDLLASVLPDIVKRYEALDEESNNLQEIARELADCNPAELQAAREELSSLEGDIAQKKKMIADLRQQFEDSTADVEVLTSKKQHCLEEIEKSEKIREECRGWTSSEVNSLKARVEAIEKKYGWAVTGLSETMLSMTYKREIELVFDIASFQPHQPNSRIDLWYIADGREYNPVPKTPEMEFFLQCIRDGIRALPQNRTKISAMLDAVRSGWDKAQLVAAQIQRVNITFPTTVTKTSDSSIAMTSSLLLKPLETRVEITLNLHGRSDPAGLGVGISAEARVVYGEHFNVDKVGEFLMTRIGDTARFDGEDWSNVVVELQQRLIARGRK; the protein is encoded by the exons ATGTCTCCGCCCACTGAAGCTACCATCCCGGCGACTCGGCGGTCGCGCAAGTCGCTAGGAGCGCATACCGACTCTCGAAAAGTCATGGACAAGGAAAACGCGACGGTCGACATGGGCAGCTCGCTGGCTGCCAATCGCAAGAAGTCTAGAAGCAAGAGCATGGGGCCTGGAGGGCTCGATGCTCTGAAGCAGGGACACGGAAACAGGCGCGCA TCCCTGGCTGCTCCGATCAAGCCTCCGCGATCGATCCTCAAACCTACCATATCCGCCCTCCCCGAGATCCCCCCCTTGAGGAAGAGTGGCAGAGGCGTTTCGAGCTCCGCAAGTGCACGCGACTCGTCGAGCACTGCGAGTTCGGGCGAGGACTCGAGTTCGAAGATAGCTCTGCGGACCGAAGAGGAGCAacacgccgcggcgcgcgaaCGAGAAGAGCGTGAGCGACGAGATGCTCGCCGAAAGTCTCTTGCGAACCGAAGAGTATCCTTTGCGGCAGAAGCGACACTTCACACGTTTCACGAAGTTGAATACATGCAAGACTCCACAACCTCGACGGACTCGTCAAGGAGAGCATCAGCCGCTAGTAAATCTTCCGAGCCTTCTGCTGCAAGCCAGAGAGAGGAAACGCCTCAGTCGCAAACTGGCATAGTCCCCGAATCTCCTGACGACCATCGTGAACTGCATCAGCGCAAGCGACGTAGGAGCTCTGGCCTCCCGTCGATGAATTTTGGCCCGCCAGATGACGATACGATTGCTTCTACGATCTACAGCTCCGATTCCGAGCCTGCAGACGCCGTTGAGGAGatcgaggaggaagaagatgatggatCAAGTAGCGACTCCGACGGAgggacgatgatgacaatGGAAGAAGTTACGGGAACAACAGTGGCATCAGAGCGATCCGTTGGTGCACATGATGACTCGACGCTAGATGAGGCGCTGAGGATGGCGGCACACCGCGCCGGGGCGCAAAACATGGGCGGTGACCAGGATGATGATTATCTGGACGACGGAGAGGAAGTGATTCCCTCCTTCGGCTGGGTCAAAAAGCCAACCTCGTCGAGTTCAGGGGCCGTGAGAGGTAACGACGCAAATCATCCAGCCCGAGGCAGCGGCTCCAACgctggtggcgatggcgacacAGCTATGGATATTGATATGGAAATGGATATGACGAATGCCGTCGGACGAATCCTCAGACCAGTAGAGGCCGATGAAACGGATCACGAAGGAGATATGTCCATGGACGTCACCCAGGCCCTTGGCGGCATCCTGTCCCACAATAAGGGTCGGACGGGGGCCTTGCCATCCGAAACTGAGGAAAACGCGCCAACAGACGAGGCCACAATGGAGTTCACGACAGCTCTGGGTGGCATTCATCGGCCTCAGGATGACGAGCTtgaggacgatggcggcaaCGAGGACATGTCGATGGAGCTCACGACCGTCGTAGGTGGTGTTCTTTCCCAGTCGAAGGGGAGCAAGGCAGCCGAGAGTCGACGAAGGACCCTCATACGTGAACGCGATGCCGACCTGGATGATGGAACCATGGATATGACGACTGTTGTCGGACGCATAATACCTCCTGTTACACAGGGCAACGATGCTGCAGATGAGGACGCGACCATGGGTATGGACATGACAACAGCTATTGGTGGTATCATCAAGCGAGGTGAAGCTAGTCCTCGTACCCTCAACAAGCGCATCATGGAAGAGGAGGCAAGCCGACCAAACAGCCCAAAGGGTGCCATCATTGCTGCTGTTTCACAGAAGGCACCCTCCAGGAGGTCATCGCGGAACTCTCTAGttgcaccggcgccgccgccaccggaGAGCCCAGGTCTTGCGGCCTTTCAGGGCAAAGGGCTGCGTCGCAGTATGGGGCCTGAGGTTCAGGACGCCTCGAGACAAAGAGACCAGTCacgcacgccctcgccgactAAGACAGCAACTCCTCAGCGGCGTGCGTCGGTAACACCGACCCGGGGGTCACGATCACGGACCAAGACCCCCGACTCTGCCCCGCGAAAGCCGCATTCCCCGGATATCCGCACTCCATCGCCAGAAAAGCCCAGAAACACCCGTACTTCGTTCTTCCAGAACGATCCCAAGACCGGCAGCAGGACCCCTACCATCGTTTTGACACCACAAAAACGGCCCTTCAGCGGCGTTGGTGTGGACCGGCCCGGGCTTGGGTCGCCCCAGGTCGCGGCAGTATGCGATCGCCGCAGCTCTAtcggtgacgccgccggggaaTTCGTCCTCGGAAAGCGAGCCGTGGCGTTTGTGGACCCtaaggagatggaggaggagttgGACTGCGAACGGCAAAACGACGAGGACAAAGAGAACCGTCGCAAGATTCTCGAACGCGAGGCGGATGGATCCCAGGAAGACAAGGATGCTACTTTCAACCTGCGAGAGATGATTGACAGCCTCAGCCCCAAGCGCAACCCTTTAAAGGGAAGAAAAAGCTTGCACATGGGGAGCGCGCGAGGCCTGCTAGGAAAGCGCCCGGTCGagttggacgacgacgaggaagctgAAGAGAATGACGGCGTCAAGCGGCTTAAGGGGCACCAGAGCAGCCCGGTCAAGAACGTCCGGTTGCAGCAGCCACCGTCCAAGGCCGAGACCACGGGGCGTCTGACCAGGTCGGCTCGACGAAGTCTGGAACGGGGAGGCAGTGCCAGCACACCGTCCCTTTCATCGCCAGTCAAGGAACCAGCAACAACGCCCCGTCGCAAGGGTCACTTCAAGGATGTCAAAGATAATCATACCGTCCACGAAGTCAATTTCCAAGATACACAGAGAAAGGATGAAGCGGAGCTGGAAGAgcaggcggacgaggagaggaTACATCTCCAGGACTTCCTCAACATGACGTCCATACGCTTCATGgagctgacgacgaccaaaCGACGACATACCGTCGCGCCAGGCAGCCTTCAAGATGGGTCGACGGTAGATGGACAGGACAACATGTCGCTGGAGCGGTGCGTGGTTGCTGGCGCTTGCACGGTGCCCATGCTGGAGCTTTACCAGCACTCTTGCCGCGAACTCAAGAAGTATATCTCGGAAGGTCGTCGTATGGTCAAAGAAATCGAAAACGACACGTTTGAGGACAACCCGCCGCTCTTCCGCGAATACATGTCCGCCACGCCGGACGTCAAGGCCCTCATGGACAACCAGTTCAAGAACGTCAAGACTCACGCCAGGTTTCTCAGCAAAGCCATGTGGTACGAGTGGAGAATGAAGTTACAAGACGGCCTCAAGGAGGGGCTCGTGGGCATTGCTGAGGGGATGGAGAGCGATGACCAGATCCTACGGCAGCAGGAAGACTTGCTGGCATCTGTCCTGCCTGACATTGTCAAGCGCTACGAGGCTTTGGATGAGGAGAGCAACAACCTCCAAGAAATCGCCCGTGAACTCGCCGATTGTAACCCGGCGGAGCTACAGGCAGCGCGGGAAGAACTGAGCAGCCTCGAAGGCGACATTgcgcagaagaagaagatgattGCCGACCTTCGCCAGCAATTCGAGGACTCGACGGCAGACGTGGAGGTGCTGACGTCCAAGAAGCAGCATTGTCTGGAGGAAATCGAAAAATCAGAAAAGATCAGGGAGGAATGCCGTGGCTGGACAAGCAGTGAGGTCAACTCTCTTAAAG CGCGTGTCGAGGCAATCGAAAAGAAGTACGGCTGGGCCGTCACTGGACTCTCTGAGACAATGCTCTCCATGACATACAAGCGAGAAATTGAGCTGGTCTTCGACATTGCCTCGTTTCAGCCGCACCAGCCCAACTCGCGCATCGATCTCTGGTACATTGCCGACGGCCGAGAGTATAACCCGGTGCCCAAGACACCCGAGATGGAGTTCTTCCTACAATGCATCCGGGACGGTATCCGGGCGCTGCCACAGAACCGCACCAAGATATCAGCCATGCTCGACGCGGTCCGCTCAGGGTGGGACAAGGCGCAGCTCGTGGCCGCCCAGATCCAGCGGGTCAACATCACGTTCCCCACGACAGTCACCAAGACATCTGACTCCAGCATCGCCATGACGAGCTCGCTGCTCCTCAAGCCGCTCGAGACGAGGGTGGAGATCACGCTGAACCTGCACGGCCGCAGCGAtccggccggcctcggcgtggGCATCTCTGCCGAGGCTAGAGTGGTCTATGGAGAGCACTTCAACGTGGACAAGGTCGGCGAGTTCCTGATGACGAGGATCGGAGACACGGCCCGCTTCGATGGCGAGGATTGGAGTAACGTGGTTGTTGAGCTGCAGCAGAGGCTCATTGCCCGGGGGAGAAAGTAG